The following is a genomic window from Geoalkalibacter halelectricus.
CGAGTTCCTCGGCTGCACCGGCGAACTCGCTGAGGATCAACACGCCGTTGTTATCCACCGAGGCGGCGCAGTACTCCTTGGCCACCAGGTTCATGCCGTCGCGCAGGGGCGTGATCAGGGCGATTTCCGCCGCCCGGTAATGGGCCAGCAACTGCACCCGGTCCAGGGAGCGGAACATATAGTGGATGGGAATCCAGCCCGGCTCGCCGAAACGGCCATTGATACGCCCGGCCAACTGATCGAGCTGCTCCTTGAGGCTCTGGTATTCTGGCACCTGGGTGCGGCTGGGCACCACGATCTGCAACAGACTGAGCTTGCCGTGCAGCTCCGGATAGAGCTCCAGGGCCCGCTCGAAGGCCAGCAGCCGCTCCGGAATGCCCTTGGTGTAATCGAGCCGATCAACCCCCAGCAGCAGTTGACGGTTAGCGAATTTCTCGTGCAGATACCAGGCGGCATCCGCCACCTCGCGGCCGCGCGCCTGGTTGTTGAATTCGCCAAAATCGATGCTGATGGGAAAATGGCCGACGCGCACGGCGCGCTCCTCGTCGCGCAGCACCGTGGTGCGCCGATGCACCTCGGCCCGCAGACCGGGAATCAGCTCCCGGGCACAGGCGACGAAATTGCGCCGGTCGCGCAGGGTTTGAAACCCCACCAGGTCGAATTCCAGCAGGCCGCGCAGAATTTCCATCTTCCACGGCAGGCGCCGGAACAGGTCGAGGGAGGGGAAGGGGATGTGCAGGAAAAAGGCGAGGGGATTCTTCACCCCCAGCTCGCGCAGGCGCCCGCCCATCAGCATCAATTGGTAGTCTTGCACCCAGACCAGATCCTCGCGCGCGATCTTTTTCGCCGTCACCTCGGCGAAGCGGCGATTGACCTCCACATAGGCCCGCCAGTGCTGGGCGTTGAACTGACAGAGGCCGAGCAGGTCGTGGAACAGCGGCCAGAGGGTCATGTTGGAGAAACCCTCGTAATAATCCTCGACTTCTTCCTGGGAGAGGGGAACGGTACCCAGCCTGTAGCCTTCCTGCTCGGCAAATCGCGCCACCAGTTCCTCGAGGGGCGCCGCCTCATCGCATCCCGGCCAACCGATCCACATGCCGCGATGGCGCTTGAGGACCGGCGAGAGGGCCGTGACCAGCCCGCCGGCGCCCGCCGCCAGCTGCCAACGACCGTCCTCTTCCTTGACCACGATGGGCAGACGGTTGGAAACGGCGATCAAACGCCGGGAATCCTTGTTGCTCATGGGACCACTTGCTCCTTTCCGCAGCCGCAGCGGCTGCCGGACATCACATTAAAAGTCAGCCCTATAAATCTAACAAAAACTCCCCGGCCCGCAACCCGCGCGCCACCGCGACCAAACAGACAGCCCAGGTCGCGGCAAAATTTATTGTTGACAGGGGCCGCTTTTTTTCGCTATATACTGACGCTCACTTGCCCAGATAGCTCAGTCGGTAGAGCAGTGGACTGAAAATCCACGTGTCGCTGGTTCGATTCCGGCTCTGGGCACCAGAAGAAACAAGGGGTCGGCTGTTTTCAGCCGACCCCTTTTTCTTTATCCGGCGCAGCCGCCGCCTCAGCGATCCGGCAGGGTCAAAAGCAGGCGCCGCGGCAGTTCGTGGGTGACGTACAGAACCGGGTCGCTGCTGGTGAAATCGGCCACATAAGCGCGGTTGCGCCAGATTTCAGCACGCGTGGACACGGAATAAAGCACCGCCACGGCCTCGAGTTCCAGGCGCGGGTTACGCACCGCGTCGCACAGGCCGAAGGACAGATAGTCATCGACCCAGACCCTTAGCACCGCATCGGCTCCCGCCGGTGCCTGGGCGAGAACCGCGGCCGGCTCTTCGGTCAAGGAATCGTCCGCCGCCCCCGGATAACGGGGCGCCACGCCCTCCATGCGCAAAACCTGGTAGCCCTTGGCCTCCAGGGTCCGCGTCAGGTGAAAGCGCAGGCGGTTTTCCACGTCGCGTTCGCAGAAGCTGCGTGGGGTCCAATCGCGCACCACCACCGGCTGCACGGCGATGGTTTCAATCCCCTGGGCCGCAAACGCCGCGTCTTGCACGGGCGCGGTGGTCGGCGGGGGAGCGCAGGCGGCCACCAGCGGCAGCAGCAGCACCATCCACAGCCATCGCATCCTCATAATGACCTCCCTTTTACAGGTATTCTCACTCCCATTATACCAGCGCCCGGCTGCTCGGGTCGGTGGGCGTGTTTAATTTCTTCCAACCATCTGGTACTCTTTTGACATCCATCCGCCAGCCGAAGAGGAGCCCCATGATTCGCCACGAGACCCTCAATCCGCCGCTGCACATCTACCCGGTCAACGAGTGGAAGATCATCGAGACCGCTTTTTATCCGCGCTTTCTCGCCCAGACCGAAACCCTGTTCGCCATCGGCAACGGCTATCTGGGCATGCGCGGCAACTACGAGGAGGGGCGGCCGTGCTTTCAGAACGGCACCTTCATCAACGGCTTTCACGAAACCTGGCCCATTGTCTACGGGGAAAAAGCCTACGGTTTCGCCCGCACCGGCCAGACCATGCTCAACGTCACCGACGCCAAGACCATTCGCCTCTATGTCGACGATGAGCCGTTTTTCCTGCCCACCGCCTCGCTGCAACTCTACGAGCGGGTTCTCGACATGCAAACCGGCACCCTGGATTTCGAGGTACTCTGGGAAACGCCTTCGGGCAAGCAGGTGCTGATCGAGTCGCGCCGCCTGGTATCCCTGGAGCAGCGCCATGTGGCGGCCATCTCCTATCAGGTGACGGTGCTCAACGGCGACGTGCCCCTGGTGATCTCCTCCGAGTTGCAGGAAGCACCGCCCAATCAGGCCGGAGAGGAGGATCCGCGCCAGGCGCGCGGGTTCGCCCGCCAGGTGCTGTTGCCCGCGCATCACCAAAGCCGCGACCAGCGCATCATTCTCGGCCACCGCACGGCCGCCAGCGGCATGACCCTGGCGTGTGGGGTCGATCACCGCATCCTCACGGACAATAAATACAAGATGGAGTCGGCGTGCGACGGCCGCCAGGGGCACTTGAGCCTTTCCGTCCAGGCCCAGGCCGGCCGGCCGGTGCAGCTTTTCAAATTCATCACCTACCACAGCTCGCGCGGCGGCGCCTCGCCGGAAGAACTCTGCGCGCGCGCCGAACGCACCCTGGATCGCGTGACCGCGGCCGGCTTCGATCACCTGCTCAAGCAGCAGCGCGCCTTTCTCGATCAATTCTGGCACCGCGCCGATGTCGAGATCGAGGGCGACGCCGAGCAGTTACGGCGCCCACCGGGAGAGATGCAGCAGGCCCTGCGCTGGAACCTGTTTCAGATCCTGCAGGCCTCGGCGCGCGCCGAAGGCACCGGCATTCCCGCCAAGGGCCTGACCGGGCAGACCTACGAAGGCCACTATTTCTGGGATACGGAAATTTATCTGCTGCCCTTCATCACCTACACCGAGCCGCGCATCGCCCGCAACCTGCTGCGCTTTCGTCACAGCATGCTCGATCGGGCCCGGGAACGCGCGCGTGAGGTCAACCAGCGCGGAGCGCTGTTTCCCTGGCGCACCATCAACGGCGAGGAGGCCAGCGCCTACTACGCCGCCGGCACCGCCCAGTACCACATCAACGCCGACATCATCTACGCCCTGCGCAAATACGTGGAGGTCACCGACGACAAGGCTCTGCTGTACAACGAGGGCGCCGAGATGCTGGTGGAAACGGCGCGACTGTGGCTGGATCTGGGGTTTTTCTCCGAGCGCAAGGGGGGCAAGTTCTGCATCCACGGCGTCACCGGCCCCGACGAATACACCACCGTGGTCAACAACAACAGCTTCACCAACCTCATGGCGCGGGAAAACCTGTGGTTTGCCGCCGCCACCGTGGCCGCCATGCAAAAGGAGCATCCCGAGCACTACGCCACCCTGGTGCACAAGACCGCCCTGGAAGAGGGCGAGGTCGGCGACTGGCAACGGGCCGCCGACGCCATGTACATCCCCTACGACGAGGAGCTGGGCATCCATCCCCAGGACGACGAATTCCTTGATAAAGAGGTGTGGGACATCAAGAACACGCCGCGCGACAAATTCCCCCTGCTGCTCTACCATCATCCCCTGGTCATCTACCGCCACCAGGTGATCAAACAGGCCGACGTGGTGCTTGCCATGTTCCTGCTCGGCGATGAGTTCAGCCGCGATCAGAAAAAACGCAATTTCGACTACTATGATCCCCTGACCACGGGCGACTCTTCCCTGTCGGCCTGCATCCAGGCTATCATCGCCGCCGAAATCGGCAACCTGGAAGAGGCGGTGCGCTATGCACGCTACGCGGTACTCATGGATCTGGCCGACGTCGGCGGCAACGTGCGCGACGGCTGCCACATCGCCTCCATGGGCGGCACCTGGATGGTGGCGGTTTACGGCTTTGCCGGCATGCGCGACTACGGCGGGCGGTTGAGCTTTGACCCGCGCCTGCCGAAGATGCTGTGCCGTCTGCGTTTTTGTCTGATTTTCCAGGGGCAGGATCTGGAAGTGGAAGTCACCCATGAGCGAACCCGTTATCGGCTTCGCGAAGGGCAGGGTCTGATTTTGAGTCATCAGGGCGAACGCGTGGAACTCAAGCCGGGCGAGACGATCGAGATGCCTCTTGGGGACGGCGCCCAAGAAAAGCGCAAGAAAAAGACCAAGGAGTGAGACAGGTCCCTGGGATCAGGCGGCGCGGCGCGCGCAGCGCAGATACCAGAGAGCGGCCAGGATCTGACCAAGAAGGATCATGCCGAAGCCGGCGCGATACCCCGCGGCGGCATAAGCGCCGCCCGGGGTCTGCGGCCACAAGCCGATGACCACCCCGACCGCCCATTGGGCACCAAAGGCGGCGCTAAACACCAGCAAATTGAGGCTTGAGTTGGCCCGGCCGACCAGGCGGCGGGGAAAGGTTTGGGCGAGTGCGGCATAGGGCAGGATGCAGGCGGTGCCGCAAAAACCGAAGAGCAGCCACAGGGGCAGGGTCAGGGGCGTCCAGTGGAGCAGCAGCAGCGCCTGAACCAGCATGAAGGCACCCATGCCCCAGGCCGCAACGGTAAGGGTCGGGACGCCGCGCCGACCGAGACGCTCGGCCAGCGCGCCGAAGAAAAAATAGCCCAGGGTCATGGCCAGGGCGATGAGCAGCAGGATAAAGGCGGTTTCCTCGCGGCTGCGGCCCGCCACCTCACGCAGCCAGGGACCCGACCAGAGCCCCTGAATGGACAGGTAGGCGGCCTGCCCGGTAAAGGCCCAGGGGGCGATGCGCCAGAAGGCAAAACTGCGCACCACCTGCCCCAGCCCCCGAAACTGCTCGACGAAGCTCTCTCCGCCGTCCTCGCGACGGCCTTCGGGGACTACGAAAAACAGCAGCGCCGCGCCGGCCAGAGTCAGCCACCCCAGCAGGGTGAAAATTCCGCGCCAATCGGTGAAGTGCAGGGCGGCCTCCACGGGGGCGGTGGCCGCCAGGGCGCCGAGCCCGCCCGATACCATCTGGATGCCGTTGGCCAAGGGCAGCCGTTCCGGCGGCAACCATTGGGAAAAGGCCTTGAAGGCCGCCATCAGGCAGGCCGACACTCCCAACCCGATCAGAGCGCGCCCCAGCAACAGCCCGTTGAGACTCTCGGCACGCGCAAAGAGCAAGGCCCCTGCGGCCGCGACCAGTAACAGGGCGGCCTCGACGCGACGCGGCCCGAAGCGGTCGAGCAGCAGCCCCAGGGGCAGCTGAAAGGCGGCAAAGGCGAGAAAATAGGCGGCGGTCAGCAGCCCGAGTCCGGCCGGCTCCAGGGCGAGGTCGGCGACCAAATCGGGAGCGATGACGGCATTGACGGTGCGAAACAGGTAGGAGAGAAAATAGGCGAAACAAAACGGCAGAAAAACCCGCATCAGCAAGGCGGCAGAGACTCGCATACAAACAGCTCCAGGCGCTGGGATCGCCCCATTCATAGCCCATCACACCGCCGGCGCCAAGGGAAAATCACCGCCGCCACGGCGCGCGCCTTGTGTCCTGCCGCCGGTGTGTTAATTTTTTTAGAGCAATGACAGCGCCTTGCCGCCTCAGGCGCTCTGCACGGAGGCTTTCCTTGCCGGACTCAACGCACCCGCGCCTCGATCCCGCGCAAATTTCCTGGCACACCGAAGCGGACGGCGCCCTGCGCATCCGTTTTGCCGGGCCTTGGGACGGCAACCGGCCCCTGCCGGATCTTGGTGCCCTGCTGAGCGTCCTCGACGCGGGTCCGCGCGAGGTGGTGCTGTGCGCCGACGCCCTCGGCCCCTGGGACAGCCGCTTTCTGGCCTTCGTCCTGCGCCTGCTTGAGGCCTGCCGGCAGCGCCGCATTCCCTGCCGCCGCGAAGGCCTTCCGGAGGGCGCGCAGCGCCTGCTGGTGCTGGCCGAAGCCGTTCCCGAGCAGGGCGCCGGCAGCCACGTGGAACCACCCTCGCTGCTGCACCGCTTCGGCCTCGGCGCCCTGGAGTGGCGCCGCAAGAGCGTTGAAAATCTGGCCTTTTTCGGGGAGGCGTCGTTCAGCTTCCTGCGCCTGTTCAGCGGCCGCGCGCGCTTCCGCCGCGCGGATCTGCTGCTCTATCTGCACGAAGCCGGCGCCCAGGCGCTGCCCATCGTCACCCTCATCAGCCTGCTAGTCGGCCTGATCCTGGCGTTTGTCGGCGCGGTGCAATTGCGCATGTTCGGCGCCGAGATCTACATCGCCGATGCGGTGGGTCTGGGCATGGCGCGGGAGATGGGCGCCATGATGACCGGCATCATCATGGCCGGGCGCACCGGCGCGGCTTACGCCGCGCAGCTCGGCACCATGCAGGTCAACGAGGAGATCGACGCGCTACGCACCTTCGGCGTGGCGCCCATGGATTTTCTAGTGCTGCCGCGCATGCTGGCGCTGATGCTGATGCTGCCGTTGCTGACCATCTACGCCATCCTCATGGGCATTCTCGGCGGCGCGGTGGTGGGCATCGGCCTGTTCGACATTCCCGCGACCCAGTATTATCAGCAGACCATCAACGGCGTGCCGCTGATCCACTTCATCGCCGGGCTGATCAAGGCGTGCGCCTACGGGCTGATCGTGGCGACCGCCGGATGCCTGCGCGGCATGCACAGCGGACGCAGCGCCGCGGCGGTCGGCGAGGCCACCACCTCGGCGGTGGTCACGGCGATCGTCTGGATCATTCTCGCCAACGCCCTGCTCACGGTGATCTATCATGTCCTCGGCATTTGACGCCCGCGCGCCGGAGAGCGCTGCTGCCGAGCCCCGACCCGCCATCCGGGTGCGGGGTTTGACCCTGGCGTACGGTGAGCGGGTCATCCAGCGCGATCTTAATTTCGATGTTTCTCCGGGCGCCATTTTCATCATCATGGGCGGATCGGGCTGCGGCAAGAGCACTCTGCTGCGCCATCTGGTCGGGCTGCAAAGGCCGGCGGCCGGAGAGGTCTTCTTTCGCGACCTCAATTTCTGGGAGGCTCCGGAGGAACAACGTAAGCGTTTTTTGCGCCACTGCGGTATCCTTTACCAAAGCGGCGCCCTGTGGAGTTCGCTGACCCTGGCGGAAAACGTCGAGCTGCCCCTGCGCGAATACACCCGCCTGAGTCGTGGTGAAATCCGCGACCTGGCGCAATTCAAACTGGCCCTGGTGGGCCTGGCGGGCTTCGGCACTCATTATCCGGCGGAGATCAGCGGTGGCATGCGCAAGCGCGCCGGTCTGGCCCGGGCCCTGGCGCTGGATCCCGAATTTCTGTTTTTCGACGAGCCCTCCGCCGGTCTCGACCCGCTGAGCGCCCGGCGCCTCGATGATCTGATCCTGGAGCTGCGCGCGAGCCTCGGGGCCACGGTGGTGGTCGTTACTCACGAACTGGCGAGCATCTTCGCCATCGGCACCGACTCGGTGTTCCTGGATGCCGAATCACGCACGCAAATCGCCCGCGGCCATCCCGCCGAGTTGCGCGACGCGAGCCCAGACCCGCGCGTGCGCCGTTTTCTGACCCGCGGCGCGGAGGATTAAGTCATGAGCAAGAAAGTCAACCCCGCCCTGGTCGGCGGCTTCGTCCTGGGGGCGCTGGCCCTGGCCCTGGCCGCCGTCATCATCTTCGGCGGCGGGCACCTGTTTCGCGCCACCGAGCGCTATGTTCTCTACTTCGACGGCTCGGTCAAGGGCCTCAACGTCGGCGCCCCGGTGGTGTTTCGCGGCGTGCAGGTGGGCAGCGTGGTGCAGATCCGCATCGAGTTCGACGAGCGCGATCTCAACTTTCGCATCCCGGTGGTGATCGAGGTGCTGCCCGATCGTTTCACCCAGGTGTGCTGCGAGGAAAACGGCGTAAGCCGCGAGTTGCAGGTCGGCACCCAGGAATTCATCGATCTGATGGTCGAGGCCGGATTGCGCGCCCAATTGCAGATGCAGAGCCTGGTCACCGGCCAGTTGCTGGTCAACATCGACCTGCTGCCCGAGCGGTCGCCGCGCCTGGTCGATGTGCCCACGCCCTACCCGCAGTTGCCGACCATCCCCTCGCACCTCGAGCAATTCACCCGCACCCTCGAAGAGCTGCCCCTGGATGAAATCGTCCACAAATTCATCGGCGTGCTCGATGGCCTCGAACAGTTGGTGCGCTCCCCCGAACTCGGCGAGGCCCTGGGCGATTTGCGCACCACCCTGGCGGACGTGCAAAGCCTGGTGCGCGGCATGGAGCAGCGGCTCGCCGGCACCGATGAACAGCTCCGTGCCACCCTGGAAAGCGCGCGCCTGATGCTGACCAACCTCGATGGACAACTCACGCCCCTGGCGGAGATTCTGGTCGAAGCGGCTCAGGCGGGGCAGGGCGCCTTGGAAGAAACCCGCCAGGCCATGAGCGCGCTCAAGGAAACGGTGGGGCAGGATTCAAGCCTGAG
Proteins encoded in this region:
- a CDS encoding alpha,alpha-trehalose-phosphate synthase (UDP-forming) — its product is MSNKDSRRLIAVSNRLPIVVKEEDGRWQLAAGAGGLVTALSPVLKRHRGMWIGWPGCDEAAPLEELVARFAEQEGYRLGTVPLSQEEVEDYYEGFSNMTLWPLFHDLLGLCQFNAQHWRAYVEVNRRFAEVTAKKIAREDLVWVQDYQLMLMGGRLRELGVKNPLAFFLHIPFPSLDLFRRLPWKMEILRGLLEFDLVGFQTLRDRRNFVACARELIPGLRAEVHRRTTVLRDEERAVRVGHFPISIDFGEFNNQARGREVADAAWYLHEKFANRQLLLGVDRLDYTKGIPERLLAFERALELYPELHGKLSLLQIVVPSRTQVPEYQSLKEQLDQLAGRINGRFGEPGWIPIHYMFRSLDRVQLLAHYRAAEIALITPLRDGMNLVAKEYCAASVDNNGVLILSEFAGAAEELGKGALLVNPYDLDGTAEAIRRAYTMEQGERQRRMRMLRASIQRNNVHRWVDYFVNSL
- a CDS encoding glycoside hydrolase family 65 protein; its protein translation is MIRHETLNPPLHIYPVNEWKIIETAFYPRFLAQTETLFAIGNGYLGMRGNYEEGRPCFQNGTFINGFHETWPIVYGEKAYGFARTGQTMLNVTDAKTIRLYVDDEPFFLPTASLQLYERVLDMQTGTLDFEVLWETPSGKQVLIESRRLVSLEQRHVAAISYQVTVLNGDVPLVISSELQEAPPNQAGEEDPRQARGFARQVLLPAHHQSRDQRIILGHRTAASGMTLACGVDHRILTDNKYKMESACDGRQGHLSLSVQAQAGRPVQLFKFITYHSSRGGASPEELCARAERTLDRVTAAGFDHLLKQQRAFLDQFWHRADVEIEGDAEQLRRPPGEMQQALRWNLFQILQASARAEGTGIPAKGLTGQTYEGHYFWDTEIYLLPFITYTEPRIARNLLRFRHSMLDRARERAREVNQRGALFPWRTINGEEASAYYAAGTAQYHINADIIYALRKYVEVTDDKALLYNEGAEMLVETARLWLDLGFFSERKGGKFCIHGVTGPDEYTTVVNNNSFTNLMARENLWFAAATVAAMQKEHPEHYATLVHKTALEEGEVGDWQRAADAMYIPYDEELGIHPQDDEFLDKEVWDIKNTPRDKFPLLLYHHPLVIYRHQVIKQADVVLAMFLLGDEFSRDQKKRNFDYYDPLTTGDSSLSACIQAIIAAEIGNLEEAVRYARYAVLMDLADVGGNVRDGCHIASMGGTWMVAVYGFAGMRDYGGRLSFDPRLPKMLCRLRFCLIFQGQDLEVEVTHERTRYRLREGQGLILSHQGERVELKPGETIEMPLGDGAQEKRKKKTKE
- a CDS encoding MFS transporter; amino-acid sequence: MRVSAALLMRVFLPFCFAYFLSYLFRTVNAVIAPDLVADLALEPAGLGLLTAAYFLAFAAFQLPLGLLLDRFGPRRVEAALLLVAAAGALLFARAESLNGLLLGRALIGLGVSACLMAAFKAFSQWLPPERLPLANGIQMVSGGLGALAATAPVEAALHFTDWRGIFTLLGWLTLAGAALLFFVVPEGRREDGGESFVEQFRGLGQVVRSFAFWRIAPWAFTGQAAYLSIQGLWSGPWLREVAGRSREETAFILLLIALAMTLGYFFFGALAERLGRRGVPTLTVAAWGMGAFMLVQALLLLHWTPLTLPLWLLFGFCGTACILPYAALAQTFPRRLVGRANSSLNLLVFSAAFGAQWAVGVVIGLWPQTPGGAYAAAGYRAGFGMILLGQILAALWYLRCARRAA
- a CDS encoding MlaE family ABC transporter permease — its product is MPDSTHPRLDPAQISWHTEADGALRIRFAGPWDGNRPLPDLGALLSVLDAGPREVVLCADALGPWDSRFLAFVLRLLEACRQRRIPCRREGLPEGAQRLLVLAEAVPEQGAGSHVEPPSLLHRFGLGALEWRRKSVENLAFFGEASFSFLRLFSGRARFRRADLLLYLHEAGAQALPIVTLISLLVGLILAFVGAVQLRMFGAEIYIADAVGLGMAREMGAMMTGIIMAGRTGAAYAAQLGTMQVNEEIDALRTFGVAPMDFLVLPRMLALMLMLPLLTIYAILMGILGGAVVGIGLFDIPATQYYQQTINGVPLIHFIAGLIKACAYGLIVATAGCLRGMHSGRSAAAVGEATTSAVVTAIVWIILANALLTVIYHVLGI
- a CDS encoding ABC transporter ATP-binding protein gives rise to the protein MSSAFDARAPESAAAEPRPAIRVRGLTLAYGERVIQRDLNFDVSPGAIFIIMGGSGCGKSTLLRHLVGLQRPAAGEVFFRDLNFWEAPEEQRKRFLRHCGILYQSGALWSSLTLAENVELPLREYTRLSRGEIRDLAQFKLALVGLAGFGTHYPAEISGGMRKRAGLARALALDPEFLFFDEPSAGLDPLSARRLDDLILELRASLGATVVVVTHELASIFAIGTDSVFLDAESRTQIARGHPAELRDASPDPRVRRFLTRGAED
- a CDS encoding MlaD family protein, which translates into the protein MSKKVNPALVGGFVLGALALALAAVIIFGGGHLFRATERYVLYFDGSVKGLNVGAPVVFRGVQVGSVVQIRIEFDERDLNFRIPVVIEVLPDRFTQVCCEENGVSRELQVGTQEFIDLMVEAGLRAQLQMQSLVTGQLLVNIDLLPERSPRLVDVPTPYPQLPTIPSHLEQFTRTLEELPLDEIVHKFIGVLDGLEQLVRSPELGEALGDLRTTLADVQSLVRGMEQRLAGTDEQLRATLESARLMLTNLDGQLTPLAEILVEAAQAGQGALEETRQAMSALKETVGQDSSLSMQLESTLAEVAAAARSLRILSDFLERHPDALLRGKGGPSR